One Desmodus rotundus isolate HL8 chromosome 4, HLdesRot8A.1, whole genome shotgun sequence DNA segment encodes these proteins:
- the PAICS gene encoding bifunctional phosphoribosylaminoimidazole carboxylase/phosphoribosylaminoimidazole succinocarboxamide synthetase, with amino-acid sequence MATAQVLNIGKKLYEGKTKEVYELVDSPGKVLLQSKDQITAGNAARKNHLEGKAAISNKITSCIFQLLQEAGIKTAFTRKCGETAFIAPKCEMIPIEWVCRRIATGSFLKRNPGVKEGYKFYPPKVEMFFKDDANNDPQWSEEQLIAARFCFAGLVIGQTEVDIMSHATQAVFEILEKSWLPQDCTLVDMKIEFGVDVTTKEIVLADVIDNDSWRLWPSGDRSQQKDKQSYRDLKEVTPEGLQMVKKNFEWVAERVELLLKPESQCRVVVLMGSTSDLYHSENIKRACGSFGIPCELRVTSAHKGPDETLRIKAEYEGDGIPTVFVAVAGRSNGLGPVMSGNTAYPVISCPPLTPDWGAQDVWSSLRLPSGIGCSTILSPEGSAQFAAQIFGLNNHLIWAKLRARILNTWISLKQTDKKIREDSI; translated from the exons ATGGCGACAGCACAGG TACTGAACATTGGTAAAAAACTCTATGAGGGTAAAACAAAAGAAGTCTATGAATTGGTAGATAGTCCTGGAAAAGTCCTCCTGCAGTCCAAGGACCAGATTACAGCAGGAAATGCAGCCAGAAAGAATCACCTGGAAGGAAAAGCTGCAATCTCAAATAAAATTACCAGTTGTATTTTCCAGTTGTTACAGGAAGCAG GTATCAAAACTGCTTTCACCAGAAAATGTGGGGAGACAGCTTTCATTGCACCTAAGTGTGAAATGATTCCAATTGAATGGGTTTGTAGAAGAATAGCAACTGGTTCTTTCCTCAAAAGAAATCCTGGTGTCAAGGAAGGGTACAAGTTTTACCCTCCCAAAGTGGAGATGTTTTTTAAG GATGATGCCAATAACGATCCACAGTGGTCTGAGGAACAGCTCATTGCTGCAAGATTTTGCTTCGCTGGACTTGTTATAGGCCAGACTGAGGTGGACATCATGAGCCATGCTACGCAGGCTGTGTTTGAGATACTGGAGAAGTCCTGGCTGCCCCAGGACTGTACACTGGTTGATATGAAg ATTGAATTTGGTGTGGATGTCACCACCAAAGAAATTGTTCTTGCTGATGTTATTGATAATGATTCTTGGAGACTCTGGCCATCAGGAGATCGAAGCCAACAGAAGGACAAACAG TCATATCGTGACCTCAAGGAAGTAACTCCTGAAGGGCTCCAGATGGTTAAGAAAAATTTTGAGTGGGTTGCTGAAAGAGTAGAG ttgcTTCTGAAACCAGAAAGTCAGTGCAGGGTTGTAGTGTTGATGGGCTCGACTTCTGATCTCTATCACAGTGAAAATATCAAGAGGGCTTGTGGAAGTTTTGGCATTCCATGTGAACTTCGGGTAACCTCTGCTCATAAAGGACCAGATGAAACTCTGAGGATTAAAGCAGAGTATGAAG GGGATGGCATTCCTACAGTGTTTGTGGCTGTGGCAGGCAGAAGCAATGGTTTGGGACCAGTGATGTCTGGTAATACTGCATATCCCGTTATCAGCTGTCCTCCCCTCACTCCAGACTGGGGAGCTCAGGACGTGTGGTCTTCTCTTCGACTACCCAGTG GTATTGGCTGTTCAACCATACTTTCTCCAGAAGGATCAGCTCAGTTTGCAGCTCAAATATTTGGATTGAACAACCATTTGATATGGGCCAAACTGCGAGCAAGGATATTGAACACATGGATTTCCCTGAAGCAGACTGACAAAAAAATCCGAGAGGACAGTATTTAA